One Theropithecus gelada isolate Dixy chromosome 3, Tgel_1.0, whole genome shotgun sequence genomic window carries:
- the ARMC10 gene encoding armadillo repeat-containing protein 10 isoform X5 — protein MGGPRGAGWVAAGLLLGAGACYCIYRLTRGRRRGDRELGMRPSKSAEDLTDGSYDDVLNAAQLQKLLYLLESTEDPVIIERALITLGNNAAFSVNQAIIRELGGIPIVGNKINHSNQSIKEKALNALNNLSVNVENQIKIKVQVLKLLLNLSENPAMTEGLLHAQVDSSFLSLYDSHVAKEILLRVLTLFQNINNCLKIEGHLAVQPTFTEGSLFFLLHGEECAQKIKALVDHHDAEVKEKVLTIIPKI, from the exons ATGGGTGGCCCCCGGGGCGCGGGCTGGGTGGCCGCGGGCCTGCTTCTCGGCGCCGGCGCCTGCTACTGCATTTACAGACTGACCCGGGGTCGGCGGCGGGGCGACCGCGAGCTCGGGATGCGCCCTTCCAAGTCTGCAG AAGACTTAACTGATGGTTCATATGATGATGTTCTAAATGCTGCACAACTTCAGAAACTCCTTTACCTGCTGGAGTCGACTGAGGATCCTGTAATTATTGAAAGAGCTTTGATTACTTTGGGTAACAATGCAGCCTTTTCAGTTAACCAA GCTATTATTCGTGAATTGGGTGGTATTCCAATTGTTGGAAACAAAATCAACCATTCCAACCAGAGTATTAAAGAGAAAGCTTTAAATGCACTAAATAACCTGAGTGTGAAtgttgaaaatcaaatcaagataaAG GTGCAAGTTTTGAAACTGCTTTTGAATTTGTCTGAAAATCCAGCCATGACAGAAGGACTTCTTCATGCCCAA GTGGATTCATCATTCCTTTCCCTTTATGACAGCCACGTAGCAAAGGAGATTCTTCTTCGAGTACTTACACTATTTCAGAATATAAATAACTGCCTCAAAATAGAAGGCCATTTAGCTGTGCAGCCTACTTTCACTGAAGGTTCACTGTTTTTCCTGTTACATGGAGAAGAATGTGCccagaaaataaaagctttagtTGACCACCATGATGCAGAGGTGAAGGAAAAGGTTTTAACAATAATACCGAAAATCTGA
- the ARMC10 gene encoding armadillo repeat-containing protein 10 isoform X6 has product MGGPRGAGWVAAGLLLGAGACYCIYRLTRGRRRGDRELGMRPSKSAEDLTDGSYDDVLNAAQLQKLLYLLESTEDPVIIERALITLGNNAAFSVNQAIIRELGGIPIVGNKINHSNQSIKEKALNALNNLSVNVENQIKIKVDSSFLSLYDSHVAKEILLRVLTLFQNINNCLKIEGHLAVQPTFTEGSLFFLLHGEECAQKIKALVDHHDAEVKEKVLTIIPKI; this is encoded by the exons ATGGGTGGCCCCCGGGGCGCGGGCTGGGTGGCCGCGGGCCTGCTTCTCGGCGCCGGCGCCTGCTACTGCATTTACAGACTGACCCGGGGTCGGCGGCGGGGCGACCGCGAGCTCGGGATGCGCCCTTCCAAGTCTGCAG AAGACTTAACTGATGGTTCATATGATGATGTTCTAAATGCTGCACAACTTCAGAAACTCCTTTACCTGCTGGAGTCGACTGAGGATCCTGTAATTATTGAAAGAGCTTTGATTACTTTGGGTAACAATGCAGCCTTTTCAGTTAACCAA GCTATTATTCGTGAATTGGGTGGTATTCCAATTGTTGGAAACAAAATCAACCATTCCAACCAGAGTATTAAAGAGAAAGCTTTAAATGCACTAAATAACCTGAGTGTGAAtgttgaaaatcaaatcaagataaAG GTGGATTCATCATTCCTTTCCCTTTATGACAGCCACGTAGCAAAGGAGATTCTTCTTCGAGTACTTACACTATTTCAGAATATAAATAACTGCCTCAAAATAGAAGGCCATTTAGCTGTGCAGCCTACTTTCACTGAAGGTTCACTGTTTTTCCTGTTACATGGAGAAGAATGTGCccagaaaataaaagctttagtTGACCACCATGATGCAGAGGTGAAGGAAAAGGTTTTAACAATAATACCGAAAATCTGA
- the ARMC10 gene encoding armadillo repeat-containing protein 10 isoform X2 — MGGPRGAGWVAAGLLLGAGACYCIYRLTRGRRRGDRELGMRPSKSAEDLTDGSYDDVLNAAQLQKLLYLLESTEDPVIIERALITLGNNAAFSVNQAIIRELGGIPIVGNKINHSNQSIKEKALNALNNLSVNVENQIKIKIYINQVCEDVFSGPLNSAVQLAGLRLLTNMTVTNDHQHMLHNYITDLFQVLLTGNGNTKVQVLKLLLNLSENPAMTEGLLHAQVDSSFLSLYDSHVAKEILLRVLTLFQNINNCLKIEGHLAVQPTFTEGSLFFLLHGEECAQKIKALVDHHDAEVKEKVLTIIPKI, encoded by the exons ATGGGTGGCCCCCGGGGCGCGGGCTGGGTGGCCGCGGGCCTGCTTCTCGGCGCCGGCGCCTGCTACTGCATTTACAGACTGACCCGGGGTCGGCGGCGGGGCGACCGCGAGCTCGGGATGCGCCCTTCCAAGTCTGCAG AAGACTTAACTGATGGTTCATATGATGATGTTCTAAATGCTGCACAACTTCAGAAACTCCTTTACCTGCTGGAGTCGACTGAGGATCCTGTAATTATTGAAAGAGCTTTGATTACTTTGGGTAACAATGCAGCCTTTTCAGTTAACCAA GCTATTATTCGTGAATTGGGTGGTATTCCAATTGTTGGAAACAAAATCAACCATTCCAACCAGAGTATTAAAGAGAAAGCTTTAAATGCACTAAATAACCTGAGTGTGAAtgttgaaaatcaaatcaagataaAG ATATACATCAATCAAGTCTGTGAGGATGTCTTCTCTGGTCCTCTGAACTCTGCTGTGCAGCTGGCCGGACTGAGATTGTTGACAAACATGACTGTTACCAATGACCACCAGCACATGCTTCACAATTACATTACAGACCTGTTCCAGGTATTACTTACTGGAAATGGAAACACGAAG GTGCAAGTTTTGAAACTGCTTTTGAATTTGTCTGAAAATCCAGCCATGACAGAAGGACTTCTTCATGCCCAA GTGGATTCATCATTCCTTTCCCTTTATGACAGCCACGTAGCAAAGGAGATTCTTCTTCGAGTACTTACACTATTTCAGAATATAAATAACTGCCTCAAAATAGAAGGCCATTTAGCTGTGCAGCCTACTTTCACTGAAGGTTCACTGTTTTTCCTGTTACATGGAGAAGAATGTGCccagaaaataaaagctttagtTGACCACCATGATGCAGAGGTGAAGGAAAAGGTTTTAACAATAATACCGAAAATCTGA
- the ARMC10 gene encoding armadillo repeat-containing protein 10 isoform X3, with the protein MGGPRGAGWVAAGLLLGAGACYCIYRLTRGRRRGDRELGMRPSKSAEDLTDGSYDDVLNAAQLQKLLYLLESTEDPVIIERALITLGNNAAFSVNQAIIRELGGIPIVGNKINHSNQSIKEKALNALNNLSVNVENQIKIKIYINQVCEDVFSGPLNSAVQLAGLRLLTNMTVTNDHQHMLHNYITDLFQVLLTGNGNTKVDSSFLSLYDSHVAKEILLRVLTLFQNINNCLKIEGHLAVQPTFTEGSLFFLLHGEECAQKIKALVDHHDAEVKEKVLTIIPKI; encoded by the exons ATGGGTGGCCCCCGGGGCGCGGGCTGGGTGGCCGCGGGCCTGCTTCTCGGCGCCGGCGCCTGCTACTGCATTTACAGACTGACCCGGGGTCGGCGGCGGGGCGACCGCGAGCTCGGGATGCGCCCTTCCAAGTCTGCAG AAGACTTAACTGATGGTTCATATGATGATGTTCTAAATGCTGCACAACTTCAGAAACTCCTTTACCTGCTGGAGTCGACTGAGGATCCTGTAATTATTGAAAGAGCTTTGATTACTTTGGGTAACAATGCAGCCTTTTCAGTTAACCAA GCTATTATTCGTGAATTGGGTGGTATTCCAATTGTTGGAAACAAAATCAACCATTCCAACCAGAGTATTAAAGAGAAAGCTTTAAATGCACTAAATAACCTGAGTGTGAAtgttgaaaatcaaatcaagataaAG ATATACATCAATCAAGTCTGTGAGGATGTCTTCTCTGGTCCTCTGAACTCTGCTGTGCAGCTGGCCGGACTGAGATTGTTGACAAACATGACTGTTACCAATGACCACCAGCACATGCTTCACAATTACATTACAGACCTGTTCCAGGTATTACTTACTGGAAATGGAAACACGAAG GTGGATTCATCATTCCTTTCCCTTTATGACAGCCACGTAGCAAAGGAGATTCTTCTTCGAGTACTTACACTATTTCAGAATATAAATAACTGCCTCAAAATAGAAGGCCATTTAGCTGTGCAGCCTACTTTCACTGAAGGTTCACTGTTTTTCCTGTTACATGGAGAAGAATGTGCccagaaaataaaagctttagtTGACCACCATGATGCAGAGGTGAAGGAAAAGGTTTTAACAATAATACCGAAAATCTGA
- the ARMC10 gene encoding armadillo repeat-containing protein 10 isoform X1, whose protein sequence is MGGPRGAGWVAAGLLLGAGACYCIYRLTRGRRRGDRELGMRPSKSAGETAGILEEGTSKGQLCGRSARPQRGGTWESQWSKTSQPEDLTDGSYDDVLNAAQLQKLLYLLESTEDPVIIERALITLGNNAAFSVNQAIIRELGGIPIVGNKINHSNQSIKEKALNALNNLSVNVENQIKIKIYINQVCEDVFSGPLNSAVQLAGLRLLTNMTVTNDHQHMLHNYITDLFQVLLTGNGNTKVQVLKLLLNLSENPAMTEGLLHAQVDSSFLSLYDSHVAKEILLRVLTLFQNINNCLKIEGHLAVQPTFTEGSLFFLLHGEECAQKIKALVDHHDAEVKEKVLTIIPKI, encoded by the exons ATGGGTGGCCCCCGGGGCGCGGGCTGGGTGGCCGCGGGCCTGCTTCTCGGCGCCGGCGCCTGCTACTGCATTTACAGACTGACCCGGGGTCGGCGGCGGGGCGACCGCGAGCTCGGGATGCGCCCTTCCAAGTCTGCAGGTGAGACCGCGGG TATCCTGGAAGAAGGGACGTCAAAGGGGCAGTTGTGCGGGCGCTCGGCCCGGCCTCAGAGGGGAGGTACCTGGGAGTCACAGTGGTCCAAGACCTCCCAGCCTG AAGACTTAACTGATGGTTCATATGATGATGTTCTAAATGCTGCACAACTTCAGAAACTCCTTTACCTGCTGGAGTCGACTGAGGATCCTGTAATTATTGAAAGAGCTTTGATTACTTTGGGTAACAATGCAGCCTTTTCAGTTAACCAA GCTATTATTCGTGAATTGGGTGGTATTCCAATTGTTGGAAACAAAATCAACCATTCCAACCAGAGTATTAAAGAGAAAGCTTTAAATGCACTAAATAACCTGAGTGTGAAtgttgaaaatcaaatcaagataaAG ATATACATCAATCAAGTCTGTGAGGATGTCTTCTCTGGTCCTCTGAACTCTGCTGTGCAGCTGGCCGGACTGAGATTGTTGACAAACATGACTGTTACCAATGACCACCAGCACATGCTTCACAATTACATTACAGACCTGTTCCAGGTATTACTTACTGGAAATGGAAACACGAAG GTGCAAGTTTTGAAACTGCTTTTGAATTTGTCTGAAAATCCAGCCATGACAGAAGGACTTCTTCATGCCCAA GTGGATTCATCATTCCTTTCCCTTTATGACAGCCACGTAGCAAAGGAGATTCTTCTTCGAGTACTTACACTATTTCAGAATATAAATAACTGCCTCAAAATAGAAGGCCATTTAGCTGTGCAGCCTACTTTCACTGAAGGTTCACTGTTTTTCCTGTTACATGGAGAAGAATGTGCccagaaaataaaagctttagtTGACCACCATGATGCAGAGGTGAAGGAAAAGGTTTTAACAATAATACCGAAAATCTGA
- the ARMC10 gene encoding armadillo repeat-containing protein 10 isoform X4, with protein MGGPRGAGWVAAGLLLGAGACYCIYRLTRGRRRGDRELGMRPSKSAGETAGILEEGTSKGQLCGRSARPQRGGTWESQWSKTSQPEDLTDGSYDDVLNAAQLQKLLYLLESTEDPVIIERALITLGNNAAFSVNQAIIRELGGIPIVGNKINHSNQSIKEKALNALNNLSVNVENQIKIKVQVLKLLLNLSENPAMTEGLLHAQVDSSFLSLYDSHVAKEILLRVLTLFQNINNCLKIEGHLAVQPTFTEGSLFFLLHGEECAQKIKALVDHHDAEVKEKVLTIIPKI; from the exons ATGGGTGGCCCCCGGGGCGCGGGCTGGGTGGCCGCGGGCCTGCTTCTCGGCGCCGGCGCCTGCTACTGCATTTACAGACTGACCCGGGGTCGGCGGCGGGGCGACCGCGAGCTCGGGATGCGCCCTTCCAAGTCTGCAGGTGAGACCGCGGG TATCCTGGAAGAAGGGACGTCAAAGGGGCAGTTGTGCGGGCGCTCGGCCCGGCCTCAGAGGGGAGGTACCTGGGAGTCACAGTGGTCCAAGACCTCCCAGCCTG AAGACTTAACTGATGGTTCATATGATGATGTTCTAAATGCTGCACAACTTCAGAAACTCCTTTACCTGCTGGAGTCGACTGAGGATCCTGTAATTATTGAAAGAGCTTTGATTACTTTGGGTAACAATGCAGCCTTTTCAGTTAACCAA GCTATTATTCGTGAATTGGGTGGTATTCCAATTGTTGGAAACAAAATCAACCATTCCAACCAGAGTATTAAAGAGAAAGCTTTAAATGCACTAAATAACCTGAGTGTGAAtgttgaaaatcaaatcaagataaAG GTGCAAGTTTTGAAACTGCTTTTGAATTTGTCTGAAAATCCAGCCATGACAGAAGGACTTCTTCATGCCCAA GTGGATTCATCATTCCTTTCCCTTTATGACAGCCACGTAGCAAAGGAGATTCTTCTTCGAGTACTTACACTATTTCAGAATATAAATAACTGCCTCAAAATAGAAGGCCATTTAGCTGTGCAGCCTACTTTCACTGAAGGTTCACTGTTTTTCCTGTTACATGGAGAAGAATGTGCccagaaaataaaagctttagtTGACCACCATGATGCAGAGGTGAAGGAAAAGGTTTTAACAATAATACCGAAAATCTGA